Proteins from a single region of Coregonus clupeaformis isolate EN_2021a chromosome 19, ASM2061545v1, whole genome shotgun sequence:
- the LOC121531983 gene encoding gastricsin-like: MKSLVIVLVCAVLAEGLHRIPLVKHKSIRERMMEKGEHLPYQDPALKYFPDEFAGSTTMYINNYADTTYYGAISIGTPPQSFQVLFDTGSANLWVDSVLCNTQACNTHTKFNPQQSSTYSANGNTFYLPYGAGSLSGVFGYDTVNVGGIVITNQEIGLSTDEPGQNFVVAQFDGILGLSYPSISAGQETPVMDNMMSQNLLQADQFAFYMTSGGQQGSELSFGGVDSTKYQGQIYWTPVTSQTYWQIGIQGFQINGQETGWCGQGCQAIVDTGTSMLTAPGQVMGTLMQSIGAQQDQYGQYTVNCNQINSLPTLTFTINGVNFPLPPSAYIQQSNQVCSVGITPTYLPSQNGQPLWILGDVFLMEYYSVYDRTSNQVGFATAV; the protein is encoded by the exons ATGAAGAGTCTCGTTATTGTGCTGGTATGTGCTGTGCTCGCTGAGGGACTCCACAG GATCCCTCTGGTGAAGCATAAGTCAATCCGTGAGAGAATGATGGAGAAGGGAGAACACCTGCCCTACCAAGACCCCGCTCTCAAATACTTTCCTGATGAGTTCGCTGGCTCCACCACCATGTACATCAACAACTACGCCGAC ACCACCTACTACGGAGCCATCAGCATCGGTACTCCCCCCCAGTCCTTCCAGGTGTTGTTTGACACTGGCTCTGCCAACCTGTGGGTTGACTCCGTACTCTGCAACACTCAGGCCTGCA ACACCCACACGAAATTCAACCCCCAGCAGTCGTCCACCTACTCAGCCAATGGGAATACTTTCTACCTACCCTACGGAGCTGGCAGTCTCAGTGGAGTCTTCGGATATGACACCGTCAAC GTTGGTGGGATTGTCATCACCAACCAGGAGATTGGTCTGAGCACTGACGAGCCAGGTCAGAACTTTGTTGTGGCCCAGTTTGATGGTATCCTGGGCCTGTCCTACCCTTCCATCTCAGCCGGACAAGAAACTCCCGTCATGGACAACATGATGTCACAGAACCTTCTGCAGGCCGACCAGTTCGCTTTCTACATGACCAG CGGCGGCCAGCAGGGCAGTGAGCTGTCGTTTGGAGGAGTGGACTCCACCAAGTACCAGGGTCAGATCTACTGGACCCCCGTCACCTCCCAGACATACTGGCAGATCGGCATCCAAGG GTTCCAGATCAATGGTCAGGAGACAGGGTGGTGTGGGCAGGGCTGCCAGGCCATCGTGGATACAGGCACCTCCATGCTGACTGCACCCGGACAGGTCATGGGAACTCTGATGCAGTCCATTGGAGCCCAGCAGGACCAATACGGACAG tacacaGTGAACTGTAACCAGATCAACAGCCTGCCTACTCTCACCTTCACCATCAATGGAGTCAACTTCCCCCTGCCACCATCTGCATACATCCagcag agCAACCAGGTCTGCTCCGTGGGGATCACCCCCACCTACCTGCCATCCCAGAACGGACAGCCCCTATGGATTTTGGGAGATGTATTCCTCATGGAGTACTACTCTGTCTACGACCGCACAAGCAACCAAGTGGGCTTTGCCACCGCAGTCTAA